A single window of Crassostrea angulata isolate pt1a10 chromosome 8, ASM2561291v2, whole genome shotgun sequence DNA harbors:
- the LOC128159362 gene encoding F-box/LRR-repeat protein 14-like yields MERKGGKPNQHISCLFPEVLTIIFSYLSVRDKGRVAQVCVKWRDVAYNRCVWRGVCAKLHLRRANPSLFPSLVKRGIKRVQILSLKRSLRDVVVGIPNVETLNLSGCFVVTDHALGHAFSQDLPCMTVLNLSLCKQITDNSLGRIAQYLTNLEVLELGGCSNITNTGLLLIAWGLRKLKTLNLRSCRHISDVGIGHLAGNSPNAAAGTLEIENLGLQDCQKLTDLSLKHLSCGLVNLKTLNLSFCGSVTDSGVKFLSKMQTMREINLRSCDNISDVGLGYLAEGGSRITSLDVSFCDKVGDEGLVHLAQGLFSLRNISLSACNISDEGLNRLVNTLQDITTLNIGQCVRITDKGLSLIADHLKNLQSIDLYGCTRITTVGLERIMQLRGLTTLNLGLWHKGEI; encoded by the coding sequence ATGGAAAGAAAGGGCGGAAAGCCCAATCAACACATTTCATGTTTATTTCCTGAAGTGCTAACGATTATTTTTAGTTACTTAAGTGTCAGAGATAAAGGTCGTGTTGCGCAGGTGTGTGTGAAATGGCGAGATGTCGCCTACAACCGTTGTGTGTGGCGCGGAGTGTGCGCGAAACTTCATCTTCGCCGGGCCAACCCGTCTTTGTTCCCGAGTCTAGTGAAACGGGGGATAAAACGAGTGCAGATTCTCAGTCTCAAACGGAGCCTTCGTGATGTGGTGGTGGGCATTCCCAACGTGGAGACCTTGAACTTGAGTGGCTGCTTCGTGGTGACAGACCATGCTCTCGGGCATGCATTCTCGCAGGATCTTCCATGCATGACGGTTCTGAACCTCAGTCTGTGCAAGCAAATAACGGACAACAGTTTAGGTCGTATCGCCCAGTATTTAACGAATTTAGAAGTTCTAGAATTAGGTGGTTGTAGCAATATAACAAATACTGGTCTTCTGCTCATAGCATGGGGCCTTCGTAAACTGAAAACATTAAATCTTCGAAGTTGTCGTCACATATCAGACGTTGGTATAGGTCATTTAGCTGGAAATAGTCCAAATGCTGCTGCTGGAACTTTAGAAATAGAAAACTTAGGATTACAAGACTGCCAGAAACTTACTGATCTCTCGTTAAAGCATTTAAGTTGTGGTCTTGtgaatttaaaaactttgaatttgAGTTTCTGTGGTAGTGTGACGGACAGTGGGGTTAAGTTTTTGTCAAAGATGCAGACTATGCGCGAGATAAACCTTAGAAGCTGTGATAACATTAGCGACGTTGGCCTGGGATATTTAGCCGAGGGCGGGTCGCGTATTACTTCGCTGGACGTGAGTTTCTGTGACAAGGTCGGCGACGAGGGACTAGTCCATTTAGCTCAAGGATTATTCAGCCTAAGAAATATCAGTTTGTCTGCCTGTAACATCAGTGACGAGGGTCTAAATCGCCTTGTTAATACCTTACAAGATATTACGACTTTAAACATTGGCCAGTGTGTTAGAATCACGGACAAAGGGTTGAGTTTGATCGCAGACCACCTGAAGAATCTTCAGTCCATTGACCTATACGGATGTACTCGGATAACAACCGTCGGACTCGAGAGAATAATGCAGCTCCGAGGGCTCACCACACTCAATCTTGGCCTTTGGCACAAAGGTGAAATATAG